From one Humulus lupulus chromosome 8, drHumLupu1.1, whole genome shotgun sequence genomic stretch:
- the LOC133797451 gene encoding AAA-ATPase At2g46620: MVIPYLLLLLVVVVCAFVVVRMLLYRTGLVYIVNKWWGAMEDCFHVFQSFKVPEINEDTMQENQLYRKVSDYLNSLTAIEDSDFTNLITGKKSNEIVLKLDPNQKIEDHFLGAKLVWVNEGKGDKIDGRNLVLKIRKADKRRILRPYLQHIHTVADEVEQRRRDLKLYMNISSGHHQNGRWRSIPFSHPSTFETIAMEADLKAKVKSDLESFLKAKQYYHRLGRVWKRSYLLYGPSGTGKTSFVAAMANFLGYDVYDLDLSKVSDDSDLKILLLQTTAKSVIVIEDLDRFLIGKPTDVTLPGVLSFMDGLLSSCVAEERIMVFTTNGKENLDQAILRPGRVDVHIHFPLCDFTAFKNLANSYLGLKEHKLFPQVEEIFQNGSSLSPAEIGELMIANRNSPSRAIKTVITALQTDGDGRGNGKIGRRSYVEESGQPGGVFCEGVHSVKDIRKLYGFLRMKSGARSSQSFDSGSQKDG; the protein is encoded by the coding sequence ATGGTTATTCCATATCTGCTTCTTCTTTTGGTGGTTGTGGTTTGTGCATTCGTGGTGGTTCGTATGCTTTTGTACAGAACTGGGTTGGTTTATATTGTGAACAAATGGTGGGGAGCTATGGAGGATTGCTTTCATGTCTTCCAATCATTCAAAGTCCCCGAAATCAATGAAGACACCATGCAAGAAAATCAGCTTTACAGAAAAGTTTCAGATTATTTGAACTCCTTGACCGCAATCGAGGACTCCGATTTCACCAACCTCATCACCGGGAAAAAGTCCAACGAGATCGTCCTCAAGCTCGATCCAAACCAGAAAATCGAAGACCATTTTCTCGGGGCGAAACTTGTTTGGGTGAACGAAGGAAAGGGCGATAAAATCGACGGTAGAAACTTGGTGCTCAAGATTCGTAAAGCTGACAAGCGTAGAATCTTAAGGCCGTATCTTCAACATATACACACCGTTGCCGATGAGGTTGAGCAGAGAAGAAGAGATTTGAAGCTTTATATGAACATATCTTCCGGTCATCATCAGAATGGACGGTGGAGATCTATCCCATTCAGTCATCCCTCCACCTTCGAGACAATCGCCATGGAAGCCGATCTCAAAGCCAAGGTAAAATCCGACCTCGAATCTTTTCTCAAAGCCAAACAATATTACCACAGATTAGGTCGCGTTTGGAAACGAAGCTATCTATTATACGGCCCATCCGGCACCGGAAAAACAAGCTTCGTCGCCGCCATGGCCAATTTCCTCGGATACGACGTCTACGATCTCGATCTTTCCAAAGTTTCCGACGACTCCGATCTAAAAATCCTACTGTTGCAGACGACGGCAAAGTCGGTGATCGTCATCGAGGATCTTGACCGGTTCTTGATCGGGAAACCGACAGACGTGACATTGCCCGGCGTGTTGAGCTTCATGGATGGCTTGTTGAGCTCGTGTGTTGCAGAGGAGAGAATCATGGTGTTCACGACGAACGGGAAGGAGAACCTTGACCAGGCAATACTCCGTCCGGGTCGGGTCGATGTCCACATCCATTTCCCTTTGTGTGATTTTACCGCTTTTAAAAATTTGGCAAATAGTTATTTGGGTCTCAAAGAACACAAGCTTTTTCCTCAAGTGGAAGAGATTTTCCAAAACGGGTCGAGTTTGAGCCCTGCCGAGATCGGAGAACTCATGATTGCGAACCGGAACTCGCCTAGTCGAGCCATCAAAACGGTCATTACGGCGTTGCAAACGGACGGTGATGGGCGGGGGAACGGGAAAATCGGACGGAGGAGTTACGTGGAGGAATCGGGTCAACCCGGTGGGGTTTTTTGCGAAGGGGTTCACTCGGTTAAAGATATTCGGAAACTCTACGGATTCTTGCGGATGAAAAGTGGTGCAAGATCCTCTCAGTCGTTCGATTCGGGTTCGCAAAAGGATGGATGA